In Xylanibacter ruminicola 23, a single genomic region encodes these proteins:
- the rpsN gene encoding 30S ribosomal protein S14, translating into MAKESMKAREVKRAKLVARYAEKRATLKKVIATTEDPAEAYEAARKLQSIPKNANPIRLHNRCKITGRPKGYMRQFGLSRIQFREMASNGLIPGVKKASW; encoded by the coding sequence ATGGCAAAAGAATCAATGAAAGCCCGCGAGGTAAAGCGCGCTAAGCTCGTTGCTCGCTACGCTGAGAAACGTGCAACTCTGAAGAAGGTGATCGCTACTACTGAGGATCCCGCAGAGGCTTATGAGGCAGCTCGCAAGTTGCAGAGCATCCCTAAGAACGCTAACCCTATCCGTCTGCACAACCGTTGCAAGATCACAGGTCGTCCAAAGGGATATATGCGTCAGTTCGGTCTTTCTCGTATCCAGTTCCGTGAGATGGCATCAAACGGTCTGATTCCTGGAGTAAAGAAGGCCAGCTGGTAA
- the rplE gene encoding 50S ribosomal protein L5 — protein sequence MANTAQLKKEYKEKIAPALQKQFNYTSAMQIPVLKKIVVNQGLGDATQDKKIIEVAINEITAICGQKAVATYSKKDIANFKLRKKMPIGVMVTLRRERMYEFLEKLVRIALPRIRDFKGIESKFDGRGNYTLGIQEQIIFPEINIDSVDRIQGMNITFVTSAQTDEEGFALLKAFGLPFKNAKND from the coding sequence ATGGCAAATACAGCACAGTTAAAGAAAGAGTACAAGGAGAAGATCGCTCCTGCTCTTCAGAAGCAGTTCAACTACACTTCTGCAATGCAGATTCCTGTCCTGAAGAAGATCGTAGTAAACCAGGGTCTTGGTGACGCTACTCAGGATAAGAAGATTATCGAGGTTGCTATCAACGAGATTACCGCTATCTGTGGTCAGAAGGCAGTTGCTACATATTCTAAGAAGGATATCGCAAACTTCAAGCTTCGTAAGAAGATGCCTATCGGTGTGATGGTAACTCTTCGTCGTGAGCGCATGTACGAGTTCCTCGAGAAGCTCGTTCGCATCGCTCTCCCTCGTATCCGCGACTTCAAGGGTATCGAGAGCAAGTTCGACGGCCGTGGTAACTACACACTGGGTATCCAGGAGCAGATTATCTTCCCAGAGATCAATATCGATTCAGTTGACCGCATTCAGGGTATGAACATCACCTTCGTTACATCGGCTCAGACCGACGAGGAAGGTTTCGCACTGCTGAAGGCTTTCGGTCTTCCATTCAAGAACGCTAAAAACGATTAA
- the rplX gene encoding 50S ribosomal protein L24: MAKFNIKKNDTVIVLAGEDKGKTGKVLKVLTDKQRALVEGINMVNKSAKPSAKNPQGGFVKMEAPIHISNISLIDPKSGKATRVAIKREGKNVVRIAKKSGEEIK; this comes from the coding sequence ATGGCAAAGTTCAATATTAAGAAAAACGATACAGTCATCGTTCTGGCCGGTGAGGACAAGGGCAAGACTGGTAAGGTACTGAAGGTTCTGACCGACAAGCAGCGTGCTCTCGTAGAGGGTATCAACATGGTGAACAAGAGTGCCAAGCCAAGCGCCAAGAATCCTCAGGGAGGCTTTGTGAAGATGGAGGCTCCTATTCACATTTCGAATATTAGTTTGATTGATCCGAAGAGTGGCAAGGCTACCCGTGTTGCTATCAAGCGCGAGGGTAAGAATGTCGTTCGTATCGCTAAAAAGTCAGGAGAGGAGATTAAGTAA
- the rplN gene encoding 50S ribosomal protein L14, with protein sequence MIQTESRLTVADNSGAREALCIRVLGGTKRRYASVGDIIVVSIKNAIPTSDVKKGAVSKALVVRTKKEIRRADGSYIRFDDNACVLLNNAGELRGSRIFGPVARELRAVNMKVVSLAPEVL encoded by the coding sequence ATGATACAGACAGAATCAAGACTTACAGTAGCTGACAACAGCGGTGCACGCGAGGCTCTCTGCATCCGTGTATTGGGCGGTACCAAGCGCCGTTATGCCAGCGTAGGTGATATCATCGTTGTGTCTATCAAGAACGCGATCCCTACAAGTGATGTAAAGAAGGGTGCAGTATCAAAGGCTTTGGTTGTTCGCACTAAGAAGGAAATCCGTCGTGCTGATGGTTCTTACATCCGTTTCGACGACAATGCCTGCGTACTGCTGAACAATGCAGGTGAGCTCCGCGGTAGCCGTATCTTCGGCCCCGTTGCCCGTGAGCTCCGTGCCGTGAATATGAAGGTCGTTTCTTTGGCACCTGAGGTACTGTAA
- the rpsQ gene encoding 30S ribosomal protein S17: protein MVQMETRNLRKTRQGVVISNKMDKTIVIAAKFKEKHPMYGKFVQKTKKYHAHDENNECNVGDTVLIMETRPLSKTKRWRLVNIVEKAK from the coding sequence ATGGTCCAGATGGAAACAAGAAATTTAAGAAAGACAAGACAGGGTGTCGTTATCAGCAACAAGATGGATAAAACCATTGTTATTGCAGCCAAGTTCAAGGAGAAGCACCCTATGTATGGTAAGTTTGTCCAGAAGACAAAGAAGTATCACGCACACGATGAGAATAACGAGTGCAATGTAGGTGATACAGTGCTCATTATGGAAACCCGTCCTCTGTCAAAGACAAAGAGATGGAGATTAGTTAACATCGTAGAAAAAGCTAAGTAA
- the rpmC gene encoding 50S ribosomal protein L29: MKIKEVRELETKDLAERIEAEVAKYNQMKLNHAITPLENPSQIKAARRDIARMKSELHQRELNK, translated from the coding sequence ATGAAGATTAAAGAAGTAAGAGAGCTCGAGACCAAGGATCTGGCAGAGCGCATTGAGGCTGAGGTTGCAAAGTACAACCAGATGAAGTTGAACCACGCAATCACTCCACTTGAGAATCCATCTCAGATTAAGGCCGCTCGTCGCGATATCGCACGAATGAAATCAGAACTTCATCAGAGAGAACTTAATAAATAA
- the rplP gene encoding 50S ribosomal protein L16, translating to MLQPKRVRYRRPQDGRGNKGNAHRGTTLAFGSFGIKTLDAKWIDSRQIEAARVAINRYMNREGQVWIRIFPDKPITRKPADVRMGKGKGDPAGWVAPVTPGRILFEVEGVPFDIAKEALRLGAQKLPVKTKFVVRRDFDKNA from the coding sequence ATGTTACAGCCCAAAAGAGTAAGATATAGAAGACCTCAGGATGGACGCGGCAACAAAGGCAACGCCCACAGAGGAACAACACTGGCTTTCGGTAGCTTCGGCATCAAGACTTTGGATGCAAAGTGGATCGACAGCCGCCAGATTGAGGCAGCCCGTGTTGCTATCAATCGTTATATGAACCGTGAAGGTCAGGTATGGATTCGCATCTTCCCTGATAAGCCAATCACTCGCAAGCCTGCTGACGTGCGAATGGGTAAAGGTAAGGGAGATCCCGCAGGATGGGTTGCACCTGTTACACCAGGCCGTATTCTCTTTGAAGTAGAGGGTGTACCTTTCGACATCGCTAAGGAGGCTCTTCGCCTCGGTGCTCAGAAGCTGCCCGTAAAGACTAAGTTTGTTGTAAGACGTGATTTCGATAAAAACGCTTAA
- the rpsC gene encoding 30S ribosomal protein S3: MGQKVNPISNRLGIVRGWDSNWFGGKDFGDNLVEDQKIRKYLNERLAKASVSKIVIERTLKLVTITICTARPGLVIGKGGQDVDKLKEELKKLYDKEIQINIFEVKRPELDATIVANNIARQVEGKIAYRRAIKMAIQNTMRAGAEGIKVQISGRLNGAEIARSEMLKEGRTPLHTYRADIDYCHAEALTKVGILGIKVWICRGEIYGNVDLAPNFTQEKSNGRSNGGNGRDRKFRNKKK; this comes from the coding sequence ATGGGACAGAAAGTTAATCCAATTAGCAACCGTCTTGGAATCGTAAGAGGTTGGGATTCAAATTGGTTCGGAGGCAAGGACTTCGGAGATAACCTGGTAGAGGATCAGAAAATCCGTAAGTACCTGAACGAGCGTCTGGCTAAGGCCAGCGTATCGAAGATTGTCATCGAGCGCACATTGAAGCTGGTTACCATTACTATTTGCACAGCCCGTCCAGGTCTCGTCATTGGTAAAGGTGGACAAGATGTCGACAAACTGAAGGAAGAACTGAAGAAGCTCTATGATAAGGAGATTCAGATTAATATCTTCGAGGTAAAGCGTCCTGAGCTCGATGCCACGATTGTTGCCAACAACATCGCTCGCCAGGTAGAGGGTAAGATCGCTTATCGCCGTGCCATCAAGATGGCTATCCAGAACACAATGCGTGCTGGTGCCGAGGGTATTAAGGTTCAGATTTCAGGTCGTCTTAATGGAGCTGAAATCGCACGTAGCGAGATGCTGAAGGAGGGTCGTACTCCTCTGCACACTTATCGTGCTGACATTGACTACTGCCACGCTGAGGCTCTGACCAAGGTTGGTATTCTGGGTATCAAGGTATGGATTTGCCGTGGTGAGATTTACGGAAACGTTGACCTCGCACCTAACTTCACTCAGGAGAAATCAAATGGTCGCTCTAACGGCGGTAATGGTCGTGACAGAAAGTTCCGTAATAAGAAGAAGTAA
- the rplV gene encoding 50S ribosomal protein L22, whose amino-acid sequence MGARKHIKAEERKAALKTQYFAKLNGCPSSPRKMRYVVDMIRGMEVNRALGVLRFSKKAAAANVEKLLRSAIANWEAKNDRKAEDGELFITRVFVDEGVTMKRMRPAPQGRGYRIRKRSNHVTLFVDAKTNDVKE is encoded by the coding sequence ATGGGAGCAAGAAAACATATTAAGGCTGAAGAAAGAAAAGCAGCACTTAAGACACAGTATTTTGCCAAGCTCAACGGCTGCCCCTCTTCACCCCGCAAGATGCGCTATGTTGTGGACATGATCCGCGGCATGGAGGTTAATCGCGCTCTGGGTGTACTCCGTTTCTCGAAGAAGGCAGCTGCAGCTAATGTAGAGAAACTCCTCCGTTCGGCCATCGCTAACTGGGAAGCCAAGAACGATCGCAAGGCTGAGGATGGTGAGCTGTTCATCACTCGCGTATTCGTTGACGAGGGTGTTACAATGAAGAGAATGAGACCTGCACCACAGGGTCGCGGCTATCGTATCCGCAAGCGTTCTAATCACGTGACTCTGTTTGTTGATGCTAAAACTAATGATGTAAAAGAATAA
- the rpsS gene encoding 30S ribosomal protein S19, with protein sequence MSRSLKKGPYINVSLEKKILAMNESGKKNVVKTWARASMISPDFVGHTVAVHNGNKFIPVYVTENMVGHKLGEFAPTRRFGGHAGNKK encoded by the coding sequence ATGAGTCGTTCATTAAAGAAGGGTCCATACATCAACGTATCACTCGAGAAGAAGATTCTCGCTATGAATGAGAGTGGTAAGAAGAATGTCGTTAAGACATGGGCCAGAGCATCAATGATCTCACCCGATTTCGTGGGACACACTGTTGCAGTTCATAACGGTAACAAATTTATCCCTGTTTACGTTACAGAAAACATGGTTGGTCACAAGCTCGGAGAGTTTGCACCTACACGTCGTTTCGGTGGTCACGCCGGTAACAAGAAGTAA
- the rplB gene encoding 50S ribosomal protein L2 produces MAVRKLKPVTPGQRHKIIGTFEDITASVPEKSLVYGKRSTGGRNNTGKMTVRYMGGGHKKKYRLIDFKREKDGVPAVVKTIEYDPNRSARIALLFYADGEKRYIIAPNGLQVGATLMSGADAVPEVGNALPLANIPVGTVIHNIEMRPGQGAKLVRSAGNFAQLTSREGSYCVIKLPSGETRQILSACKATVGSVGNSDHALEASGKAGRSRWLGQRPHNRGVVMNPHDHPMGGGEGRQSGGHPRSRKGLYAKGLKTRAPKKLSNKYIIERANKK; encoded by the coding sequence ATGGCAGTACGTAAATTAAAGCCCGTAACTCCGGGTCAAAGACACAAGATTATTGGCACGTTCGAGGATATTACTGCATCCGTGCCAGAGAAGTCTCTCGTTTACGGTAAGCGTTCAACCGGTGGTCGAAACAACACCGGTAAGATGACTGTTCGCTACATGGGCGGCGGTCACAAGAAGAAGTATCGTCTGATCGACTTCAAGCGAGAGAAAGATGGTGTTCCAGCTGTAGTAAAGACAATCGAGTACGATCCTAACCGTTCAGCTCGCATTGCACTTCTTTTCTACGCTGATGGTGAAAAACGTTATATCATTGCTCCTAATGGACTGCAGGTTGGTGCAACTCTGATGTCGGGTGCTGATGCAGTACCCGAGGTTGGTAACGCCCTTCCTTTGGCAAACATCCCTGTAGGTACAGTCATCCACAACATTGAGATGCGTCCTGGTCAGGGTGCCAAGCTGGTTCGTTCGGCTGGTAATTTCGCTCAGTTGACTTCTCGTGAGGGTAGCTATTGTGTAATCAAGCTTCCTTCAGGCGAGACTCGTCAGATTCTCTCAGCTTGTAAAGCAACTGTAGGTAGTGTAGGTAACTCAGATCACGCTCTGGAGGCATCAGGTAAGGCTGGTCGCTCTCGCTGGTTGGGTCAGCGTCCTCACAACCGTGGTGTAGTTATGAACCCACATGATCACCCAATGGGTGGTGGTGAAGGACGTCAGTCTGGAGGTCACCCACGTTCACGTAAGGGCTTGTACGCTAAGGGTCTTAAGACTCGTGCACCTAAGAAGCTTTCAAACAAGTACATTATTGAAAGAGCTAACAAGAAGTAA
- the rplW gene encoding 50S ribosomal protein L23 produces the protein MAFIIKPLVTEKMTKITDKSSVEKTYKVKGEERTKKAEAKYGFIVRPEANKLEIKNEVEALYNVTVIDVNTVRYAGKRSSRYTKAGLIKGQKNAFKKAIVTLKEGDVIDFYSNIQ, from the coding sequence ATGGCATTTATCATTAAACCCCTGGTCACTGAGAAGATGACCAAGATTACAGACAAGTCTTCTGTAGAGAAAACTTATAAGGTAAAGGGCGAGGAGCGTACCAAGAAGGCTGAGGCCAAGTATGGTTTCATCGTTCGTCCTGAGGCTAATAAGCTTGAGATTAAGAATGAGGTTGAGGCTCTGTACAATGTTACAGTAATCGACGTGAACACTGTTCGTTACGCCGGCAAGCGTAGCTCACGCTACACTAAGGCTGGTCTGATCAAGGGTCAGAAGAACGCGTTCAAGAAGGCAATCGTTACTCTTAAGGAGGGCGATGTAATTGATTTTTATAGCAATATTCAGTAA
- the rplD gene encoding 50S ribosomal protein L4: MEVSVLNIKCQETGRKVTLNEAIFGIEPNDHVLYLDVKQYLANQRQGTAKSKERSEISGSTRKLGRQKGGGGARHGDINSPLLRGGGRVFGPTPRDYGFKLNKKVKALARKSALSYKAQENAIVVVEDFTMEAPKTKEFINIAKNLKVDGKKTLFVMSGTNNNVYLSARNLQGTEVMEASLVNTYKVLNADALVITEKALETIDGILNK; the protein is encoded by the coding sequence ATGGAAGTTAGCGTATTGAATATCAAATGTCAGGAGACCGGACGTAAGGTAACTCTGAACGAGGCTATCTTCGGTATTGAACCTAATGACCACGTTCTCTACCTGGACGTTAAGCAGTATCTCGCTAACCAGCGTCAGGGTACAGCTAAGTCAAAGGAGAGAAGCGAGATTTCTGGTTCTACTCGTAAGCTTGGACGTCAGAAGGGTGGCGGCGGTGCCCGTCACGGAGATATCAACTCACCTCTGCTGCGTGGTGGTGGTCGTGTGTTTGGTCCTACACCTCGTGACTACGGCTTCAAGCTGAATAAGAAGGTTAAGGCTCTTGCTCGTAAGTCAGCTCTGTCATACAAGGCTCAGGAGAATGCAATCGTAGTTGTTGAGGACTTCACCATGGAGGCTCCTAAGACTAAGGAGTTCATCAACATTGCAAAGAACCTGAAGGTTGACGGCAAGAAGACTCTCTTCGTAATGTCAGGTACTAATAACAATGTATATCTGTCGGCTCGCAATCTGCAGGGCACAGAGGTAATGGAGGCTTCGCTGGTTAACACCTACAAGGTGCTGAACGCTGATGCACTCGTTATCACTGAGAAGGCTCTCGAGACTATCGACGGTATCTTAAACAAGTAA
- the rplC gene encoding 50S ribosomal protein L3, with amino-acid sequence MPGLIGRKIGMTSVFSADGKNVPCTVIEAGPCVVTQVKSVEKDGYEAVQLAFGEKKEKNTTKAMMGIFKKANTTPKAHLAEFKFDTELNLGDTVTVDIFEGAEFVDVVGTSKGKGFQGVVKRHGFGGVGQATHGQDDRLRKPGSIGACSYPAKVFKGMRMGGQMGGDRVTTQNLKVLKVIPEHNLILVKGSCAGYNGSTVLINK; translated from the coding sequence ATGCCAGGATTAATTGGAAGAAAAATCGGAATGACATCCGTTTTCAGTGCCGACGGTAAGAATGTACCGTGCACTGTTATCGAAGCTGGTCCTTGTGTTGTAACTCAGGTTAAGTCTGTTGAGAAGGATGGCTATGAGGCTGTTCAGCTCGCCTTCGGTGAGAAGAAGGAGAAGAATACCACAAAAGCAATGATGGGTATCTTCAAGAAGGCTAACACTACACCAAAGGCCCACTTGGCCGAGTTCAAGTTTGATACCGAGTTGAATCTCGGTGACACCGTTACAGTCGACATCTTCGAGGGTGCCGAGTTTGTTGACGTTGTAGGAACTTCAAAAGGTAAAGGTTTTCAGGGCGTTGTGAAGCGTCATGGTTTTGGTGGCGTAGGCCAGGCTACTCACGGTCAGGACGACCGTCTGCGTAAGCCAGGTTCTATCGGTGCCTGTTCTTATCCCGCCAAGGTATTCAAGGGAATGCGCATGGGCGGCCAGATGGGAGGCGATCGAGTTACTACTCAGAACCTCAAAGTGTTAAAGGTAATTCCAGAGCACAATCTTATCCTTGTTAAGGGTAGCTGCGCTGGTTATAATGGTTCAACTGTTTTAATTAACAAGTAA
- a CDS encoding ABC transporter ATP-binding protein: protein MNYIAWLWHHSRGIRFNTVVRIVTGIGQVALGLLMVWLSRKFIDETIRTGTADDVLRMVLLLVLTVLGGVALRQVGYWLTTTAGVHQSNALRLRIFSSLFRRQLYTEQELHSGDVTSRLVKDIETISSVCTDTIPQIAITFIQLCGAFLLMRWFDARLAWALLLLTPMAIVFGKLISRRLRKMTLDIREDESRIQMQVQESMEHNAVLRSLGSEQWVTDRLESMQQRLKGNVMRRMRFTVAMRIVMGCVFGLGYLLAFVWGGISLRNGTITFGVMTSFLQLVGMIQHPILQLLNMVPTVIHCTASIDRLEELSVQDKKEIRDNPCNSVPNKMVRLDDVSFRYANGDSEILQHFTHQFAPGTKTAIMGQTGIGKTTLFRLILGFIQPTSGRVEVGGNICYVPQGNTLMSGTIRYNLQLAKPTATDDELRQVLHTACADFVFDLEDGLDTELGERGCGLSEGQAQRIAIARGLLHDGDILLLDEISSSLDESTEKDLYHRIFTALPQKTMIFITHRSTVCELCDDIVLIENEKKQFASHS from the coding sequence ATGAACTACATCGCGTGGCTATGGCATCACTCGCGTGGTATCCGCTTTAATACGGTGGTGCGTATCGTGACGGGTATCGGTCAGGTGGCACTTGGCCTGCTGATGGTATGGCTCAGTCGTAAGTTCATCGACGAAACCATCCGTACAGGCACGGCCGACGATGTGCTGCGTATGGTGCTACTGTTGGTACTCACCGTATTGGGTGGCGTGGCACTCCGTCAGGTGGGCTACTGGCTCACCACTACGGCAGGCGTACATCAATCCAATGCCCTGCGCCTGCGTATCTTCAGCAGTCTGTTCCGCCGTCAGCTATATACCGAACAAGAGCTGCACTCGGGCGATGTTACCTCGCGACTGGTCAAGGACATCGAGACCATTAGCAGCGTGTGTACCGACACCATCCCCCAGATAGCCATCACCTTTATACAGCTGTGTGGTGCTTTCCTGCTCATGCGTTGGTTCGACGCTCGTCTGGCCTGGGCATTGCTGTTGCTCACGCCTATGGCCATTGTGTTTGGTAAGCTGATATCCCGCCGTTTGCGTAAGATGACGCTCGATATCCGCGAAGACGAGAGTCGCATACAGATGCAGGTGCAAGAGAGCATGGAGCACAATGCCGTGCTGCGCTCGCTGGGCTCAGAGCAGTGGGTTACCGATCGTTTGGAGTCGATGCAGCAGCGATTGAAAGGCAATGTGATGCGTCGAATGCGGTTCACCGTGGCCATGAGGATTGTGATGGGCTGTGTGTTCGGCCTGGGCTATCTGTTGGCATTCGTATGGGGTGGCATTTCTTTGCGTAATGGCACCATCACCTTTGGTGTCATGACCTCGTTCCTGCAGCTGGTAGGTATGATTCAGCACCCCATTCTGCAACTGCTTAACATGGTGCCCACGGTGATACACTGCACCGCCAGTATCGATAGGTTAGAGGAACTGTCTGTTCAGGACAAAAAAGAAATCCGTGATAATCCGTGTAACTCCGTGCCAAATAAAATGGTAAGGCTTGATGACGTGAGCTTCCGCTATGCCAATGGCGACAGCGAGATATTACAGCATTTTACGCACCAGTTTGCCCCTGGCACCAAGACGGCTATCATGGGGCAGACGGGTATTGGTAAAACCACCCTGTTCCGCTTGATACTCGGCTTTATCCAGCCCACCAGCGGACGGGTAGAGGTAGGTGGTAACATCTGTTACGTGCCGCAGGGCAACACCCTGATGAGCGGCACCATCCGCTACAATCTGCAGTTGGCCAAGCCCACGGCTACCGACGACGAGTTGCGCCAGGTGCTGCATACCGCCTGTGCCGACTTTGTGTTCGATCTGGAGGATGGTCTTGATACCGAACTGGGTGAACGTGGCTGCGGCCTGAGCGAGGGGCAGGCCCAGCGCATAGCCATTGCCCGTGGCTTGCTGCATGATGGCGACATACTGCTGCTCGACGAGATAAGCAGCTCGCTCGACGAATCTACTGAAAAAGATCTGTACCACCGGATATTTACAGCTTTACCTCAGAAAACTATGATCTTCATAACACATAGGTCGACAGTCTGCGAACTATGTGATGATATAGTATTGATAGAAAATGAAAAAAAACAATTTGCCAGCCACAGCTGA
- a CDS encoding PqqD family protein: protein MKIKKGFVLRQVCGENVIVGEGLGAINFGKMLALNETAAWLWQQAVAMDGFTIDTLAQKLCDEYEVSVDEAKTDVAAILDEWQNVGVVE, encoded by the coding sequence ATGAAGATAAAAAAGGGATTTGTGCTGCGCCAGGTGTGCGGCGAGAATGTGATAGTAGGCGAGGGCCTTGGCGCCATTAACTTTGGTAAGATGCTGGCGCTGAACGAGACAGCCGCCTGGCTGTGGCAGCAGGCTGTGGCTATGGACGGTTTCACCATCGACACCCTCGCCCAGAAACTCTGCGACGAATACGAAGTTTCAGTCGATGAGGCCAAAACCGATGTGGCTGCCATCCTCGACGAATGGCAAAACGTTGGTGTGGTGGAATAA
- a CDS encoding S24/S26 family peptidase translates to MTDHEIIEEAIRLVREGVSVTLPVNGHSMLPFIIGGKESVVLQKPDKLKVGDVVLAWVDNSRYVVHRIILFDGRNVILMGDGNLVGTERCTLQDVKAVATHVVGANEQMHDLYTPWRCRAARLWWHLRPIRRYLLAILRRLNIKD, encoded by the coding sequence GTGACGGATCATGAGATCATAGAGGAAGCCATCCGGCTGGTGAGGGAAGGAGTGAGCGTGACACTGCCCGTGAATGGCCACAGCATGCTGCCGTTTATCATCGGTGGTAAGGAGAGTGTGGTTCTACAGAAGCCCGATAAGCTGAAGGTTGGCGATGTGGTGCTGGCTTGGGTTGATAATAGCAGATATGTGGTGCACAGGATTATACTTTTTGATGGCCGTAACGTCATATTGATGGGCGACGGCAATCTGGTAGGCACCGAGCGTTGTACGCTGCAGGATGTAAAGGCTGTGGCTACCCATGTGGTGGGTGCTAACGAGCAGATGCACGATCTGTACACCCCGTGGCGCTGTCGTGCTGCCCGCCTGTGGTGGCATCTGCGCCCCATCCGCCGGTACTTGCTGGCCATACTTAGGAGATTGAACATTAAAGATTAA
- a CDS encoding nucleotidyltransferase family protein, with amino-acid sequence MILRDNELFYQLLRLSLGLSQEFPDGVNADDWRWLYQMAVRQSLVGVCYQGVCQLSGKQQLPVDIAMQWTCEAETIKGLNELLYQEAARLTREFSEKGRQTAILKGQANARLYPEKYARQPGDIDIWVEGGRESVLALIDGEAIVAYHHAHLPKNEKGVEVEIHFRPSSGHFSPITNRRLQQWLEQEIQHTELSPEGFYVPSVRFALVMQLAHIQRHFLGEGVGLRQVCDYYWLLQNATDDDRQCVSAQLRRLGLLHAAGALMWVLAEVLHLPKEQMLCKPGSYRGEWMLREIMAGGNFGRYAKRTQLGVWRRVAQSKRRRLQLMRFNASEILWQELFYWKRIVRTLHIRIRLRSISLRDYPECV; translated from the coding sequence ATGATTCTACGCGATAACGAACTATTCTATCAGCTGCTGCGCCTGTCGTTAGGACTGTCGCAGGAGTTTCCTGATGGCGTGAATGCCGATGACTGGCGATGGCTGTATCAGATGGCTGTGCGCCAGTCGCTCGTAGGCGTTTGCTACCAAGGCGTTTGCCAGTTGTCGGGTAAGCAACAGCTACCTGTAGATATAGCTATGCAGTGGACTTGCGAGGCCGAGACGATAAAGGGACTGAACGAACTGCTCTATCAGGAGGCGGCCAGACTCACACGGGAGTTTTCAGAGAAAGGGCGCCAGACGGCGATACTGAAAGGTCAGGCCAACGCGCGCCTCTATCCCGAAAAATATGCCCGCCAGCCTGGCGATATCGATATCTGGGTAGAGGGCGGTCGTGAGAGTGTGTTGGCACTCATTGATGGCGAGGCTATTGTAGCGTACCACCATGCCCATCTGCCCAAGAACGAGAAAGGGGTTGAGGTTGAGATACATTTCCGTCCGTCATCGGGCCATTTCAGTCCTATCACCAATCGCCGCTTGCAGCAATGGCTGGAGCAAGAGATACAGCATACCGAGCTTTCGCCCGAAGGTTTTTATGTACCATCGGTAAGGTTCGCCCTGGTCATGCAGTTGGCACACATACAGCGCCATTTCTTAGGCGAAGGGGTAGGGCTGCGCCAGGTGTGCGATTATTATTGGCTGCTGCAGAATGCTACCGACGACGACAGGCAGTGTGTGAGTGCTCAGTTACGTCGTTTGGGCTTGCTTCATGCGGCAGGTGCCCTGATGTGGGTGCTGGCTGAGGTGCTGCACCTGCCAAAGGAACAGATGCTTTGTAAACCAGGTAGCTATCGTGGCGAGTGGATGCTGCGCGAAATCATGGCTGGTGGCAACTTCGGACGTTATGCCAAACGCACACAGCTGGGGGTGTGGCGCAGGGTTGCACAGAGCAAACGTCGCCGATTGCAGCTGATGCGGTTTAACGCCTCCGAGATACTGTGGCAAGAGCTGTTCTATTGGAAACGTATCGTGCGTACGTTGCACATACGTATTCGACTCAGAAGTATATCATTAAGAGACTATCCGGAATGTGTATAA